Genomic window (Mycoplasma leachii PG50):
CTAAAATCTTAGTAGGATCTAGTTCTCTTTGAACTGAAACACTTCTTTTTTTCAATCCACCAGGATGCATTGAATGATGGTAGTAAAATTTATTAGATTCTTTTTTACCAGAAAAAATTGCTTTTTCAGCATTAATTACAATAACGTGATCTCCATTATTAATATGTGGAGTAAAATCAACTTTATGTTTTCCTCTTAAAATAAGAGCAACTTGAGTTGCTAATCTACCCACAGTTTTATTTTCTGCATCAACAATGTATCATTTTTTATTAATGTCTTTTGCAGAAATCATAGTAGTTTGTTTCATTTTTGCTAACTTCCTTTAATTGACTTGTCCGGGGTCTTTAAAGTGTGATAAGCATTAATTTATTATATATAAACTTATAGTGTTTATCAACATAACAACCTAAAATACAAGCAATTAATTATTTTAAATATCATTATCTTTTAAAGTTAAAGTTGCATCAGTTTTATAAATTGAATTAAATCCAACAATTAAAGTAATTAAATAAATTCCACTAACTGCAAAAATTACAACAAAAGGTAGTCAAATTGGAAAAATAATCGGAAGAACTATAAATGAATATAATGATTTAATAGTTGAATCAAAAATAAACCAACCACTAACAAATCCAATTACTAACATATTAGCAATAACTATAAAATACATTCCTAAAATGTTTTCTGTAATATATTTATTTGAATAACCTAAAACTTTTAAAGTAGCAATAAACCTAACATTGTCTGAAATAATTAAAGAAGTAGTTAATAAAATAATTATAAATACAATCATTAATATTGTAATAATTGCTAAAACTAACGTTAACATTACTAAACTAGAAATTTGATCTAGAATTTGTTTTGTAATTTGAATTGGAGTAATAGTTTTAATAACTCCTTGTCCAATTCCATCATAAACAATTTTATTTTCTAAATGTTGTCCATTTAAACTAATAGGATTATAATCAGCAATTTTTGAATAAGTTGAAACTATTGTATCTAAATTACCAATATCATTACTTTTTGAATATTTATAATTAAAAATCGGAAATTGATTATCAAAGATTTGTAAAACTTTTTTAGCTACATTATGATTAGGGTTTTTAGAATCATTAATAAATTGTTCAACAAATTGATCATAACTATAATCAGTTAAAGACTTATTATTTAAATCTAAAGTATTTTTTAAAACTTGTTTTGCTTGAGTTGTTGAAAAAGTCTTATTTCACTGAGGAGCAAAAATATCTCTTCATCAAATTTGTTTATTTTGTTTATAATTTAAAATATTTTGAGCATCATCTTCTTTAATTCAAGCCATGCTTTCATTATAACCATTATGAATACCAACTATTTTAAATTCTTTAGTTTGACTTTTATTTGCAATTTTAAGTTTATTTTCTAAATAACTTTGATAATAACTAGTAATATCTGAAAAATTATTTAAAGACAAATAATTATCATTAGTTTTAACTTTTAAATTATCTGTAGTAATTTGAGATCTTTGAACAAAACTATTAAATTTATTATCTTGTTTCATAGATCAATCACTAGTTTTAAAAACAGTAGTTTTATTATTTTCTACATATTGTAGTTCATTTTGTAAAACATTTAGTGAAATTTTATCATTAGTATTTAAGTTCAATCTTTTTGCTATAGTTTGATTAATGATAATACTATTTTTATCTGAATCAAATAATTTTTTAATTAAATCATTTTTATTTTCATCATATAAATCAATATAATCATGATTGTTTAAAATTCCATAAATTTTAAATGAATGTTTATTATCTAATGTTTTTACATTTAATAAAGTTCCTAGTTGCTCATAATTTTTATTAAAAGGAGCTAAGTTAAATCCTAAAGTGTAATCTTTATTACTATTGTATGAAATCTTTAAGTTTTGTTTTACAAAATAAGGAGCACGTGAATAAGCTGCTTGAATTAAAGCTTGATCATCTCTTTTATAAAACATTATACTAAATCATAAAAATAGTTTTGCAACCAAATCTTTTAAATCATCTAATTTATATTTTTTATTAATAAAATCAGAAGCTGAAATATCTAAAAATTGATCTGATATAGAATTAGATTTATTTCACTTATTATCTAAAATATGATAAAGCCCCAATCTAGATTTACTATCTGTTAGTTTAAACTCTTTTAATATGTTAGCTTTAAAACTATCATTTGATAAACTAGATTTGCTTATTGATAATAAATCAGAATTCAAAATATCTTCATAAGCTTTAGTTTTTAAAGTAATTTGCTCATTTTTAATTTGATTAAACTTATTAATTTTTAAATTTTCATTGTCTTTTAAATCAAAACTATTAACATAGTTTTTATTAATAGCTAAACCAATACTATTAGTATAAGTTGCATAAAATTGTTGTAAATATTTAAATTGATTTAATAATGTTTCAAATTCACTTGATTTTGTTTGTTTTAAATTACTAATTAAATTAATATAATCAGGTCAGTTTTTTAATAAAATAAAGTTTATTGAACTAGGAGAAGCTGATAAACTAGCAATATATTTAAAATATTGTTTTGTTAAAGCAATGTCTTGAGCTTGTAATAATTTCATATTTGCTAAAGCCAAGTTAATTGAATCAACTTCTTGTTTATATTTTAAATCAATATCTAAACTATAATAAGCATTATTAAAAGTTTGATCTAAATAATCTTTAATAATAGTTTCTAAATCATAACTTTGATTTTTACTAGGTAAAGAAGTGGCTAAATAAGAATCGTTGTTTTTAATAATATCATAAGAATTTTTAGATTTGATATCTGGATTAAATACTCTTATAAAAGAAAAAGGATTATTATAAGTTGGTTGGCTATATTCAACAACTTGATTATACTTAACTCCATTATAAGAATAAATCTTGTTATTTTTTAATAAATTTGGTGAAACAAAAGAAATAGTAAATAAAATTGTAGCAATTAAAACAACAAACCCAACTCCAGTTAGTTTAGAACCAGAATCAACTAATAAAGCAGCTCTTAAACGATGATTAAACTTTCTTTTATTAGATAAACTTTTAACTAAACTACCTAGTTTTGTAATTTTTTTAGCACTTCTATTTTCTAATAAATTAATTGCTCCTTTTTTCATAATTAAATAAGCAATTAAAAATGAAATTGCTGAAATAATTAATCACATAAAAATTAAATTATTTAAAAATCCAATTCAATCAAAGCTAAAAACCCCATAATCTAAACTAAAGTAATTAGCAAATTTATTAATAATAATAATTGAAATTAAACAAGATAAAATATATCCTAAAATTCCACCTACAATGCTTGTAAAAAATGGCATCATCACATAATTAAATACCATTTGACGCTTTTTATACCCAATTGCTCTCATTGTTCCTATTTGACCACGAGAATTTAAAATTTGTTTTTTAGTGATTAAAAAAGTAGTATATAAAACAACACTAATAACAGCTAGTAAAACAGCAGCAGAATAAATATTATAAGCACTAATAGTTTTTTTAATAACACTAGTTCTTGAATTAAATCTATAATTTGAATCTTCTAATTTATAAATTCATTTGCTTTGTGTTCTTTTATTAATTAATTCATTAAAATATTGATTCATTCAATCAATAATCTGATCATTTAATTTATGTTCTGTTTTTAATGAATAAAATGATTCTCATTCATTATTTGAACTCACAACTAACTTAGAACTAGTCGAATCATACCTATAAAAACCATCATCTTGTTTAATTAAGCCAAATCTTGATGGATCAACATAAATAATTCCTTCATTTAAACGATTAGGAATTGGTGAATAAGCATTAATTGTTGGAAAAATAAAATCAGCAGAATTTGCAAATCCAACTACTTGGTATCAATCAAAACTACTTGCATATTTAATCTGATAAACACCATTAACATCAGTTAATCCTTGTTTTGTAATTTTATTAATATCATTAAATTGTTCTTGACTAGTTTGTTTATTATTTAATGAATTTACTAATAATTGATCGCCTAAAACATCTTTTTGAAATCTAATAATATCATTAATTTTTATATTATGTTTTTTAGCATAAATTGGATCAATTACAACTTCTTTGTTTGAATTAATATTTCTACCTTTAACAATTACTATTTGATCAACTTTATTATTAGTTAAATATTGTTTTGAAATAGCTTTTAATGTTTGTAAATTATTTAAAGATTTAACTTGTTTAAATTCACGTGATTCAGTTCTTGATCAATCAAATTTAAAATTGTATCTAGAATATAGTTTTTCATTTAAACGATTAATATATTGTTGTTGAGCTTGAATTTGATTATTAGAAGTAATTAAACTAGTTGGTAAATTTTCATATGGATCTAATTTTAAAACTAAATTATGTTGATTAGAATTAGTAATCAAATTATCATATCTATTTAAAACTCTTGAGTTAATTGCTGATATTAAAGACATAATTAAACTCATAATCATTACTAATAAAACTAAACCAAGTAATTGCGATTTATATTTAAAAGAGTTTTTTAAAGAGTTTTTTAAAATAAGACCCAGTCATTTATCTCTTTTTTGATATTTAGTTTTCATAATTATTCCTTTTTAATCTGATTTTTTAATATGATAATTTAAACAGTCGTTCTTTTTTATTATATCAATATAGTAAAAAAACACCATTTTTGTTACAAGTAACAAATTAGGTGATTTATAAAAACATTTATTTAAATTTAATTTGTTGCAAAACTAAACCCTTTGCTTCAATAATAAAAGGTGTTTTTTTACCAATGCCTTGCAACATTTCAATCAAAGTATTAACATTAATTTTATAATTTAAATAAGCATTTAAACAATTTGCAATAATAATTCTTATTTGATATCTAATAAAACCTGTTGCTTTAAATTGAATCACAACTTTATTATTAATTCTTAATACTTTAATATCATCAATAATTCTTTTTGTTTGATAATTATCTCACTCATTTTCTTTTAAACCAGAAAATAATTTAAATTCATGTTCACCAACAAAAAGGTTAAAGATTTCTTGCAATTTTAAAATATCTATTTTTGAGTGTTTTCAAAAATATTCATATCGATTAGTAAAAATATCAAATTTATAATCATTAATATAATAATTATAAATTTTATACTCAACTTCTCTTATATTAAAATCAGAATTTACAAATTTAGCATTTAAAATTCTAATATCTTTAGGTAAAGCTTTATTTATAGCTTTAATAAACTTTTCTAAAATTGGAGTAAAATAAATTATTAATAAAACTTTTTGATCTAAAGCATGAACATTAGCATCAGTTTTGCTAGCTCCAATTGTTTTAAACTCACTAGTTTTAATTACTTTTTTAATAGCTTTATTTAAAACAGTTTGAATACTTATAGAATTAATTTGATTAATTCATCCATGATAATTACTTCCATCATAGCACAAAGTTAATAAAATACCTATTTTCATTTTAATATGTTACTAGTGAATCAATGTGATTAATATGTCAGTTAGTAAATACTCCACTTGGATTCAAACCATAAACCATCATAAAAACAGCAAAACTAATACCTAATACAAATAAAATAAAATCAATTAGTCTTGGTTTAAATTGAACAAATCTAGTTCTTGAAGCGTTTGGATCATAACCTCTAGCATCCATTGCATAAGCTAAATCTTCAGCTTTTTGAAATGATGAAACTAATAAAGGAATAATTAATGAGGTTAAACTCTTAACTTTATCTTTAAATTTTCCATTTTTAATATCAATTCCTCTACTTGCTTGAGCTTTCATAATTCTTCCTGCTTCATCAATTAAAGTTGGAATCATACGTAAAGCAATTGAAATAATCATTGACAAAATATAAACTGGAGCTTTAATTAATCTTAGTGGTGATAGCAAATCTTCAATAGCTAATGTTAATTGTAATGAAGGAGTTGTACCTGTTAAAATACAAGTTAATGTAATCATTAAATAAATTCTCATTCCCATTACTAAAGCACTATATAAAGCTTTTTCACTAAATCAAAAAACTTTTCAATTAAAAAAATATCCAATAGGTTGCAAGTTTTTAATATTTTCTAACTTATCGTTTTGTAAAATATTAACAGCATTAACATCTAATTGTCCAATTAATGAATTACTAGTTTTTGTTCAAAAAATCTTATTAGTATTACTTGTAGTTCATTTTGAAATTTCTTCAATTGTTTGATTTGAAGGGTGAATGAAAAAAAAGTTCATAATTACAATAATTACAAAAATAAAACTAACAGGAACAAATAATCTAATTAACATTTTAAAACTTAATTGACTTAATGCAAAAACACTAATAATAACTACACTAATAATCAAATATCCAGTAAGACCAATAGGAAAAAAAACAGAAACAATTAAAACTATAATCATAAATAGTTTCATTCTAGGATCCATTTTATGAATGACTGAGTTTTTAGGAATATATCTACCAAAAGTAATTCTCATAATTTGGCCTTTCTATTTTAATACTTTAGCTAATTCACTAGCAAATTCTTCAATTGTTCTAATATTTTTGTTTAATAAGTCAATCCCTTTGTTCTTTAATTTATACATTAATTGATAAAGCTTTGGTGGATCTATTTCAATTTTTGTTAATAGTTCAATGTTTGAAAAAATCTCAAATGGTGAACCAATATCAATTACTTTTCCCTCGTGCATAACAATTACTTCATCAGCGATTCTTAGTACTTGATCCATATTATGAGTAACCATAATAATACGTTTTTTATATTCTTTATTTAATCTTTCAAATAAATTAATAAAGTCTTCTTCACCTTTAGGATCTAAACCTCCAGTTGGTTCATCTAAAACAAGTGTGTTACCATCCATAGCAATAATTCCAGCTAAAGCTACACGTCTTTTTTGACCACCAGATAATTCAAAAGGAGAACGTTTAACATAATCTTCAGGTAGTTGAACTAGTTTTAAAAGTTCAGGAACCTTTTTATAGGCTTCTTGCTTATTTTCACCTAAATTAACAGGACCAAAAGCGATATCTTTTTCAATAGTTTCTTGAAATAATTGATATTCAGGAAACTGAAAAACTAAACCTATTTCTTTTCTTAAACGCTTAACTTCTTTAATTTTTTTAATATTTGCAGGAATAGCATAATCACCAACGATTGTTTGTCCAGTTTCAGTAATTATTAGTCCGTTTGTTAATTGGATCATTGTTGATTTACCAGAACCAGTAGTTCCAATTACACAAGTAACTTTATTTTTTTTAAATTTTAAACTAGTATTATTTAAAGCTTTAAATTCAAAAGGAGTTTTTTTTGCATAAGTATATGAAACATTATCTAAAATAATATCTTTTGAAAAATCCATTTTTTGTTGCTTTTGATTTTTATTATTTATTTTTTGCATATTTGTTCTACCAGCTCATCTATATTTTGTGTACTTGCAATTTTAATTCCTTTTTTTTCTAACTCTTCTCTAACCAAACCAACAAAAGGCACATCTAATTGAATATTTCTTAAAAATTCTTTATCTTCAACTATATCTAATGGTTTAGCAACTCTAACTAGTTTTCCATGATCTAAAACAATTACTTTATCAGCATTTAAAATTTCATCCATATCATGAGTAATTGAAAGAATAGTTTTAGTTCTAGTTTCTCTTAATTGAACCATAATTTCTTTAATTTCTCTTTTTCCTTTTGGATCTAACATACTAGTAGCTTCATCAAAAATCATAATATCTGGATCTAAAGCCAAAGTTGAAGCAATTGCCACTCTTTGTTTTTGACCACCACTTAAATTTAGTGGCTCTTTTTTTAAAGCTCACTCCATACCAACTTTTTTTGCTGAATCTAAAATAATATCTGGCATTTTTTTAGGATCTACTCTTTTATTTTCTAATCCAAATGCAATATCAGCTTCAACAGTTGAACCAATAAATTGATTGTCAGGATTTTGAAAAACAATCCCTAAAAATTTTCTAGCCTGTTCAATGTTATGATCATGAACAATATTTCCAAAAATTCTAATTTCACCTTGTTGAGCATTTAAAACACCAATTAAAATTTTAGAAATAGTTGATTTTCCAGAACCATTATGACCAATAATAGTTACATACTCACCTTGGTTAATAGTAAATGAAACATCATCTATTGCATTAGGAAATTCAGGTCCATACTTAAAAGATAAATTTTTTATTTCAATAGCAATATCATTAAGTTTTTTAAGTTTAATACTTTTACCTTGACCATTAATAGCTTCTTTAAATTGTATTAACATACTTTTAGCATTCTCAACTTCAAGTTGGGCTTTTTTAATATCGTCTTGATTATTAGATGATTTAATTTTTTTATACATACTCTCAGCTAGTTTGATATTTTGTTTAAAAAGCTTAGTAGTTGCTATTATTTTATTAATTTCAATTTTTGTATTTTTTCTTTGAATTTTAATATTTTGTTTTTTTGATTTATCAATATTATCTTGACGAATTAAATTCAAATATTGGTTATTTAAATCGTTTAATTTAACAAAATAATTATTAAGAGAAATAATAGTTGCTTCTAGATCATCTTGAGATATTTTTTTAGAATTAAATTCTTCAAATATTGCTAAATTATCCATTTAAAAGCCCCGATTCTATTTGTTCATTATAATAATTATAAATTAAAAAGTATCTAAAAAAATAATAGAAATAAAAAAATAAGGTACAAAAAGACCTTATAATTTTGAGACTAGATTAATTTAATAATAACCATAGGTGCATTATCACCTTTACGGTTATCTAATTTTAAAATACTTGTGTAACCACCATTTCGATTTTCATATTTTTTTGCTAATTTATTAAACAATTTTTGTAATGCTGTTTCTTTTTTATCAGCGTCAATATCTCTTAATCAACTAGCAGCTTGACGTCTTGAATGTAAATCACCACGTTTAGCTAATGTAATCATATGATCAAAATGTCTTCTTAATTTTTTTGCTCTTGTTTGAGTAACTTCTAAACTTTCATTAATGATTAATTCAGTAGTTAAATTACGCATTAAAGCAGTTCTTCAAGCAGTATTTTGGCCACGTTTTTGAATGTATGACATAAGTTTTTACCTCCTATAATTATGATTGTCTAAATGCTAATCCTAATGAAGCAACTTTATCTTTAATTTCTTTTAATGATTTACGTCCTAGATTTCTTATTGAACCTATTTCGTCTTCATTTTTAGTAACTAATTCTCTTAATGTATTTATTCCAGCACGTTTTAAACAATTTAAACTTCTTTGTGTAAAATCTAATTCTTCAACTGTTCTATCTAATTCTTTATCATCAGTTTGATTTACACCAATAACTTCTAATACACTGATTTCGCGATTTAGATCAATAAAGAATTCTAGATGAGCAACTAAAATTTTAGAAGCAATACTAATTGCATCAATTGCAGTAATTGAACCATCAGTTGTAACTTCTAATTCTAATTTTTCAAGATCAATAGCTCTTCCAATTTTTGCTGAATCTACACTATATGCAACTTTAATAATTGGTGAGTAGTTTGAATCAATTGTAATCATTCCTGGTTCAATATTTTTTTCATTTTTATTATCTTTAAAAGTCTTATAACCACGTGAATTTTTAGCATATAAAACTAAATCTAAAATTCCACCCTCACTAATAGTTGCTATTAATAAATCTTGATTTAAAACTTCTACACCAGCTGGTAATTCTAAATCACCAGCATATACAGGACCTTGAATATCAGAGCGAATTTTTAATTGTACAACTTCATCATCACCATATATAGAAGTATCAATTCTTAAAACTAATTGTTTAATATTTAAAATAATTTTAGTAACATTTTCAATAATTCCTGGAATTGAAGTAAATTCATGAGTTGCCCCAGCAATTTTTATCGCATAAACACTTGCTCCGGGAGTTGCTGCTAATAAAGTTCTTCTAATCGCATTACCTAAAGTTATACCAAATCCTCTTTCTAGAGGCGATACACTAAATTTTCCGTAATTTTTATCTTGTCCTTCTTTTAAAAGAATAAATTCTGGTCTCACAAATTGTTTCATAAATTAACCTCTTGGGCGTTTTCTTGGACGCACTCCGTTATGTGGAATTGGTGTTGTGTCTTTAATTGATGTAATTTCTAAACCAGCCATTTGTAATGCTCTAATTGCAGCATCACGTCCTGGGCCTGGGCCTTTAACTTCAACAGATACAGTTTTAACACCGTTATCCATAGCACCTTTAGCTGCTGCTTCTGAAATTAATTGAGCTGCATAAGGTGTAGATTTTTTAGAACCTTTAAATCCTATTGCTCCTGCACTAGATCAAGAAAGAACATTTCCTTTTTCATCACTAACTGTAACAATTGTGTTGTTAAAAGTAGAATGAATATGCGCAATACCTTTAGGAATATTTTTTTTAATTTTTTTCTTAGCTTGTGATTTTGGATTTGCCATGATTATTTTCCCTTCTTTCTACTTTCTATTTTTTCTTATTAGCTACAGTTTTTCTTGGACCTTTAACAGTTCTTGCATTAGTTTTTGAAGATTGTCCTCTAACAGGTAAACCTTTACGGTGTCTTAGTCCTCTGTAACTTCCAATTTCCATTAAACGTTTAATGTTTAATGATACTTCTCTACGTAATTCACCTTCAGTTTTGTATTTTGAAATTTCAATAGAGATATTTTTGATTTGTTCTTCTGTTAAATCTTTTACTCTGATATCTTCAGAAATGTTTAAAGTTTTTAAAACACTTTGAGCAGTTGGTAGCCCTATTCCATAAATATAAGTTAAAGAAACAACAACTCTTTTATTATTTGGGATTTCTACTCCACTAATACGAGCCATATTCTAGGGTATCCTTTCTAATTTATTAATTAAACAATTATCCTTGTCTTTGTTTGTGTTTTGGTGTAACACAAATGATCATTACACGGCCTTTACGTCTAATTACACGGCATTTGTCACAAATTTGCTTGACTGATGATCTAACTTTCATCTTTAAAACCTCCGTATTTTTTAAAATAAAACAATAATCATTTAAATGACTTCAATTGTTTTAAAATAATTACTTACCAATTTTTCTATAAGTAATTCTTCCACGTGTCATATCATATGGTGAAATTACAATAGTTACTTTATCTCCAGGTAAAATGCGGATGTAATGCATGCGGATTTTACCTGACACGTGGGCATTAATAACTACACCATTTTCTAATTTCACTTTAAATTGGGCATTAGGCAATACTTCAACAACAGTGCCTTCAAATTCCATTTCTGTTTCTTTAGCCATCGATAATGCACCTATCTTTCTGTTTTAGTTAGTACTTCACAACCATCTTTTGTAATTAAAATTGTATGTTCAAAATGAGCTGTTGTACTATGATCAGCTGAATACACTGTTCATTTATCATCTGCAATTTTAGTTTTATAAGTACCTATTTGAACCATTGGTTCAATACAAATAACCATACCTTCTTGCAATCTAATTCCTGTATTTGGTATTCCATAATTTGGAATATAAGGATCTTCATGCAAAGCTAAACCAATTCCATGACCAGTATAATCTCTAGGAACACTAAAATTAAACGATTCAACATAATTTTGAATAATCGAACCAATTGTTCCAACTCTTATTCCTGGTTTTAATTCAGCTATTGCTAATTCTAGTGCCTGTTCAGTGACCCTTATAAGTATATCATTTTTTTTATTTTTTGCAATTCCACAAACCATAGTAAAAGCACTATCTGCATGTCATTTTTGATACATGCAACCAGCATCAATACTTACAACATCTCCATCAAGTAATACTCGATCTCTTGGAATACCATGAATCAGTTGATCATTAATTGAAATGCAAATAGTTTTTGGAAATCCTTGATAATTTTTAAAATTAGATTCACATCCGTTTTGTTTAATAAATTCTTCAAAAGCTTTATCTAGATCTAAACAATTAACACCAGGCTTAATCATTGATTTTAACAAATTTAAACCTTTTGCTAAAACTTGGCCTGCTATTTTCATCTTTTGAATTTGTTCTTGATTTTTAATTGTTATCATTAAATTTTTAATTCTCCTTTAATTTGATTAAAAACTTGTTCTGCTGATAAATTATCTGCTTTAATTTCAATAAATTTAGAATTAGTTTTAAAATAATCAATTAAAGGTAAAGTTTGTTCTTTATAAGTTTGTAGTCTTATTTTAACTTTATCTAAACTATCATCACTTCTTTTAACTAATTTAGTATTATCAAAATCACAAAGACCTTCTTGTTTTGGTTTTCTAGTTTCTAAATTAAAACTAGCCTTACATAATGGGCAAACTAATCTATTTGTAATTCTTTTAATTAAAATTTGTTCATTTACATCTATATAAAATACATAATCAATTTTTTTATTATATAAATCTAACATTTTTTCTAATGATTTAGCTTGTTCTAAAGTTCTTGGATATCCATCAAATATCAACTTGTCATTATTATATTGTAAAAATTGATTAACAATTTGATTAACAATTTGATCTGGAACATATTTACCAGCATTCATATATTCTTGACACTTTAAACCCAATGTAGTGTTTAATGAAATCTCTTTTCTCATTAAATCACCAGTTGACACTTGAATAAAATTTAATTTATTGACTAATTGTTCTGCTTGTGTTCCTTTCCCACAACCAGGTGCTCCTAATAACATAATGTTCATATATAAAATTCCTTTTTAATAGCACTATAAATGTATTTTATAATAATCTATATTCTAAACAAAATAAGATAATAAAATACTTTAGTTTATATAAAATAACAATAAAGTAAAAAAGGCATATTGCCTTTTTATCAAATATGAGATGTTTTATTCTTATTAATATTATTAGTGAATTTTTCTTTTTTCTTCTCAATAAAGTTTTGCTGAATAATTCTTCCTTTTAATTGTTGAACAGTTTGAATAGCAACTGAAATACAAATAATTAATCCAGTTCCACCAATCGCAAGATTTGATGGAAGTTGAGTTAATTTTGAAATTACATAAGGTAATAGTGCAATTATTGCTAAAAATACTGACCCAACAACTGATAACCTATTAATAATACCAGTTAAATATTTTGTAGTATCTTTTCCTGGTTTAATACCTGGAATAAATGTTCCAGATTTTTGGAAGTTTTCAGCAATTTTTTCTGGGTTAATTTGCACTTGAGAATATAAAAATGTAAATAAAACGATTAGGATTCCAAATATTGAAATACCTCACCAAGTATTAAATGATAAATAATCTCTTGTAAATATAACAAATCCACTATCTGGGTTAACTGCTTCTATAATTTGAGAAATTGTAATTGGAGTTGAGATAATTGCTGATGCAAAAATAACAGGA
Coding sequences:
- the rpsK gene encoding 30S ribosomal protein S11; its protein translation is MANPKSQAKKKIKKNIPKGIAHIHSTFNNTIVTVSDEKGNVLSWSSAGAIGFKGSKKSTPYAAQLISEAAAKGAMDNGVKTVSVEVKGPGPGRDAAIRALQMAGLEITSIKDTTPIPHNGVRPRKRPRG
- the infA gene encoding translation initiation factor IF-1, encoding MAKETEMEFEGTVVEVLPNAQFKVKLENGVVINAHVSGKIRMHYIRILPGDKVTIVISPYDMTRGRITYRKIGK
- a CDS encoding energy-coupling factor transporter ATPase, with amino-acid sequence MDNLAIFEEFNSKKISQDDLEATIISLNNYFVKLNDLNNQYLNLIRQDNIDKSKKQNIKIQRKNTKIEINKIIATTKLFKQNIKLAESMYKKIKSSNNQDDIKKAQLEVENAKSMLIQFKEAINGQGKSIKLKKLNDIAIEIKNLSFKYGPEFPNAIDDVSFTINQGEYVTIIGHNGSGKSTISKILIGVLNAQQGEIRIFGNIVHDHNIEQARKFLGIVFQNPDNQFIGSTVEADIAFGLENKRVDPKKMPDIILDSAKKVGMEWALKKEPLNLSGGQKQRVAIASTLALDPDIMIFDEATSMLDPKGKREIKEIMVQLRETRTKTILSITHDMDEILNADKVIVLDHGKLVRVAKPLDIVEDKEFLRNIQLDVPFVGLVREELEKKGIKIASTQNIDELVEQICKK
- the rpsM gene encoding 30S ribosomal protein S13, with product MARISGVEIPNNKRVVVSLTYIYGIGLPTAQSVLKTLNISEDIRVKDLTEEQIKNISIEISKYKTEGELRREVSLNIKRLMEIGSYRGLRHRKGLPVRGQSSKTNARTVKGPRKTVANKKK
- a CDS encoding adenylate kinase; protein product: MNIMLLGAPGCGKGTQAEQLVNKLNFIQVSTGDLMRKEISLNTTLGLKCQEYMNAGKYVPDQIVNQIVNQFLQYNNDKLIFDGYPRTLEQAKSLEKMLDLYNKKIDYVFYIDVNEQILIKRITNRLVCPLCKASFNLETRKPKQEGLCDFDNTKLVKRSDDSLDKVKIRLQTYKEQTLPLIDYFKTNSKFIEIKADNLSAEQVFNQIKGELKI
- the rplQ gene encoding 50S ribosomal protein L17; translation: MSYIQKRGQNTAWRTALMRNLTTELIINESLEVTQTRAKKLRRHFDHMITLAKRGDLHSRRQAASWLRDIDADKKETALQKLFNKLAKKYENRNGGYTSILKLDNRKGDNAPMVIIKLI
- a CDS encoding DNA-directed RNA polymerase subunit alpha — its product is MKQFVRPEFILLKEGQDKNYGKFSVSPLERGFGITLGNAIRRTLLAATPGASVYAIKIAGATHEFTSIPGIIENVTKIILNIKQLVLRIDTSIYGDDEVVQLKIRSDIQGPVYAGDLELPAGVEVLNQDLLIATISEGGILDLVLYAKNSRGYKTFKDNKNEKNIEPGMITIDSNYSPIIKVAYSVDSAKIGRAIDLEKLELEVTTDGSITAIDAISIASKILVAHLEFFIDLNREISVLEVIGVNQTDDKELDRTVEELDFTQRSLNCLKRAGINTLRELVTKNEDEIGSIRNLGRKSLKEIKDKVASLGLAFRQS
- the rpmJ gene encoding 50S ribosomal protein L36, whose translation is MKVRSSVKQICDKCRVIRRKGRVMIICVTPKHKQRQG
- the map gene encoding type I methionyl aminopeptidase codes for the protein MITIKNQEQIQKMKIAGQVLAKGLNLLKSMIKPGVNCLDLDKAFEEFIKQNGCESNFKNYQGFPKTICISINDQLIHGIPRDRVLLDGDVVSIDAGCMYQKWHADSAFTMVCGIAKNKKNDILIRVTEQALELAIAELKPGIRVGTIGSIIQNYVESFNFSVPRDYTGHGIGLALHEDPYIPNYGIPNTGIRLQEGMVICIEPMVQIGTYKTKIADDKWTVYSADHSTTAHFEHTILITKDGCEVLTKTER